A single Pseudodesulfovibrio aespoeensis Aspo-2 DNA region contains:
- a CDS encoding CarD family transcriptional regulator: MFKVNELVVYPSQGVGRVERVESQEIGGVKADFYIVRILSNNVTLMVPVANAKNVGLRSVCSLRVGQEIFESLKDRTGFTGYTGQNWNRRYREYSEKLKSGDLSDVAYVLKELFLIGRDKELSFGERRLLEQAMGLVSMELAYSVDRPQDAVKADINAMFADILEAQEEKD, from the coding sequence GTGTTCAAGGTCAACGAGCTGGTCGTCTATCCTTCCCAGGGTGTCGGGCGCGTCGAGCGTGTCGAATCCCAGGAAATCGGCGGAGTGAAGGCCGATTTCTACATCGTCCGCATCCTGAGCAACAATGTGACCTTGATGGTGCCCGTGGCCAATGCCAAGAACGTCGGCCTACGCTCGGTGTGCAGCCTGCGCGTGGGCCAGGAGATATTCGAATCGCTCAAAGACCGCACCGGATTCACCGGCTACACCGGCCAGAACTGGAACCGCCGCTACCGCGAATACTCCGAGAAGCTCAAGAGCGGCGACCTCTCCGACGTGGCCTATGTGCTCAAGGAGCTCTTCCTCATAGGCCGCGACAAGGAACTTTCCTTTGGCGAGCGCAGGCTGCTCGAACAAGCCATGGGCCTGGTCTCCATGGAGCTCGCCTACTCGGTGGACCGCCCCCAGGACGCTGTCAAGGCCGACATCAACGCCATGTTCGCCGACATTCTCGAAGCCCAGGAAGAAAAAGACTAG
- the pth gene encoding aminoacyl-tRNA hydrolase — MDYKSVIVGLGNPGPKYEKTRHNIGFMLVGSLLATGAGRKSMHLERLEESGDYELWQVKFGGAFRLLAKPQTYMNLSGKAVARICGRHGITPDAVMVVHDELDLSVGRIKLKQGGGNNGHNGLKSIEECLGTPDFHRLRIGIGRPATQYADISGWVLEPFSDADAAHIPAILAHAIKGLDLFYRRGPAFAVQHINGFSLESPEAGTDTPA; from the coding sequence ATGGACTACAAGAGCGTCATAGTCGGCCTGGGCAACCCCGGCCCCAAATACGAGAAGACCCGACACAACATCGGGTTCATGCTCGTCGGTTCCCTCCTGGCCACGGGCGCAGGGCGCAAGAGCATGCACCTTGAGCGACTGGAGGAATCGGGCGACTACGAGCTGTGGCAGGTCAAGTTCGGCGGGGCCTTTCGGCTGCTAGCCAAGCCGCAGACCTACATGAACTTAAGCGGCAAGGCCGTGGCCCGGATCTGTGGCCGCCACGGAATCACGCCCGACGCGGTCATGGTCGTGCATGACGAACTGGACCTGTCGGTGGGCCGCATCAAGCTGAAGCAGGGCGGCGGCAACAACGGCCACAACGGGCTCAAATCCATCGAGGAGTGCCTGGGCACCCCGGACTTTCACCGGCTGCGCATCGGCATAGGCCGCCCGGCCACCCAATACGCGGACATCTCAGGCTGGGTGCTGGAGCCCTTTTCCGACGCCGACGCGGCCCACATCCCCGCCATTCTCGCCCACGCGATCAAGGGCCTCGACCTCTTTTACCGACGCGGTCCGGCCTTTGCCGTGCAGCATATCAACGGTTTCTCGCTGGAAAGCCCGGAGGCCGGAACCGACACCCCCGCCTGA
- a CDS encoding 50S ribosomal protein L25: MAELLQLNVQERTKTGKGHNRRLRLKEMVPGIYYDQKGANIAVQVKLVPLQKAYAKVGNAKVFELVLEREGKTETMPALLWRVRNEPVTGMPEHVDFFGVDLTKDIKVAVHYELVGTSKGVKLGGRLQQFRDTIEVICKPMTIPESIVIDITDLDILDSVYIESIAFPEGVTPVFDENYAVLHIAGEQEDEEKAEGTEE; the protein is encoded by the coding sequence ATGGCAGAACTGCTGCAACTCAACGTGCAGGAACGCACCAAGACCGGCAAGGGTCACAACCGTCGGCTTCGGCTCAAGGAAATGGTCCCCGGCATCTACTACGACCAGAAGGGCGCCAACATCGCCGTCCAGGTCAAGCTTGTTCCCCTGCAAAAGGCCTACGCCAAGGTGGGCAACGCCAAGGTTTTCGAGCTGGTGCTGGAGCGCGAGGGCAAGACCGAGACCATGCCCGCCCTGCTGTGGCGCGTGCGCAACGAGCCGGTCACCGGCATGCCCGAGCATGTGGACTTCTTCGGCGTTGACCTGACCAAGGACATCAAGGTCGCGGTCCACTACGAACTGGTGGGCACCTCCAAGGGCGTCAAGCTCGGCGGCCGCCTGCAGCAGTTCCGCGACACCATCGAGGTCATCTGCAAGCCCATGACCATTCCCGAGTCCATCGTCATCGACATCACCGACCTCGACATCCTCGACTCGGTGTACATTGAGAGCATCGCCTTCCCCGAGGGCGTCACCCCGGTCTTTGACGAAAACTACGCCGTGCTGCACATCGCAGGCGAGCAGGAAGACGAAGAGAAAGCCGAAGGGACCGAAGAGTAG
- a CDS encoding ribose-phosphate diphosphokinase: MHGELKIISGSASPRLAEAICEHLGTKPSPVLRERFSDGEIRIEIGENVRGDDVFVIQPTCSPVNFHLMELCLMLDALKRASASRVTAVVPYFGYARQDRKVVPRAPISAKLVADMLSAAGMQRLVTCDLHAGQIQGFFNCPVDNLFAAPVLIEHLRDREDDFVIISPDAGGVERARSYAKRLGASLAIVDKRRETPNQAKAMHIIGDVKDKVAVVIDDMIDTAGTMCAAANVLMDNGARSVMACATHPVLSGPAIQRLEESAFSEVVVTDTIPLSEDKCCCKKIKQRSVASLLAKAINNVHTESSVSVLFI, encoded by the coding sequence ATGCACGGTGAGCTCAAAATCATCAGCGGTTCCGCTAGCCCGCGCCTGGCCGAGGCCATCTGCGAGCACCTGGGCACCAAGCCCTCTCCCGTCCTGCGCGAGCGTTTCTCCGATGGCGAAATCCGCATCGAGATCGGCGAGAACGTACGCGGCGACGACGTGTTCGTGATCCAGCCCACCTGCTCGCCGGTCAACTTCCACCTCATGGAACTGTGCCTGATGCTCGACGCCCTCAAGCGCGCCAGTGCCTCGCGCGTCACTGCGGTGGTCCCCTATTTCGGCTACGCCCGGCAGGACCGCAAGGTGGTGCCGCGCGCGCCCATCTCGGCCAAGCTCGTGGCCGACATGCTCTCGGCAGCCGGCATGCAGCGGCTGGTCACCTGCGACCTGCACGCCGGGCAGATCCAGGGCTTTTTCAACTGCCCGGTGGACAACCTCTTTGCCGCCCCGGTGCTCATCGAGCACCTGCGCGACCGCGAGGACGACTTTGTCATCATCTCCCCGGACGCGGGCGGCGTGGAACGCGCCCGCTCCTACGCCAAGCGGCTGGGCGCGTCCCTGGCCATCGTCGACAAGCGGCGCGAAACGCCCAACCAGGCCAAGGCCATGCACATCATCGGCGATGTCAAGGACAAGGTGGCCGTGGTCATCGACGACATGATCGACACAGCAGGCACCATGTGTGCTGCGGCCAACGTGCTCATGGACAACGGCGCCAGGAGTGTCATGGCCTGCGCCACACACCCGGTGCTCTCCGGACCGGCCATCCAGCGGCTGGAGGAGTCGGCCTTTTCCGAGGTGGTCGTCACCGACACCATCCCCCTGAGCGAGGACAAGTGCTGCTGCAAAAAGATCAAGCAGCGGTCCGTGGCCTCCCTGCTGGCCAAAGCCATCAACAACGTGCACACCGAATCGTCGGTGAGCGTGCTGTTCATCTAG
- the ispE gene encoding 4-(cytidine 5'-diphospho)-2-C-methyl-D-erythritol kinase yields the protein MPTKTATLMAPAKINLHLRILGLRQDGYHELRTLFHPVSTLCDTLAVEPGPDGDFYLRCPDNPALEGPSNLVYRAWKAYGEATGFQPGLFVTLTKRIPMGGGLGGGSSDAAAMLRHLQSLAADRALAPDRLNAMAARLGADVPFFLMDGPAMAEGIGERLTPAPVNLSGLTLVLACPDIHVDTAWAFRAFDTAARLEPREFLTTSALNTKNASPVSPLPIVNDFEPVVFQAHPRLREIKEKLIRDRASAAAMSGSGASLFGLFRDRGVGVSAARALEREGVSVHLQTL from the coding sequence ATGCCCACCAAAACCGCCACCCTCATGGCCCCGGCCAAGATCAATCTGCACCTGCGCATCCTCGGCCTGCGCCAGGACGGCTATCACGAGCTGCGCACCCTCTTCCACCCCGTGAGCACCCTGTGCGACACCCTGGCGGTGGAGCCCGGCCCGGACGGCGATTTCTATTTACGCTGCCCGGACAACCCGGCCCTGGAAGGCCCGTCCAACCTCGTCTACCGGGCGTGGAAGGCCTACGGCGAGGCCACGGGATTCCAGCCCGGCCTGTTCGTCACCCTGACCAAGCGCATCCCCATGGGCGGCGGCCTTGGCGGCGGCAGCTCGGACGCGGCGGCCATGCTCCGCCACCTCCAGTCCCTGGCCGCAGACCGCGCCCTCGCCCCGGACCGGCTGAACGCAATGGCCGCACGGCTCGGCGCGGACGTGCCATTTTTCCTCATGGACGGCCCGGCCATGGCCGAGGGCATCGGCGAACGGCTGACCCCGGCCCCGGTGAACCTGTCCGGCCTGACCCTGGTCCTGGCCTGCCCGGACATCCATGTGGACACGGCCTGGGCCTTCCGGGCCTTTGACACCGCCGCCCGGCTCGAACCGCGAGAATTCTTGACAACCTCGGCATTGAATACTAAGAACGCATCTCCCGTTTCGCCCCTGCCCATAGTCAACGACTTTGAGCCTGTGGTTTTCCAAGCGCACCCAAGGCTTCGTGAAATCAAGGAAAAACTCATCCGCGACCGGGCCTCGGCTGCCGCCATGAGCGGCTCGGGAGCCAGCCTGTTCGGCCTGTTCCGCGACAGGGGCGTTGGCGTGTCCGCCGCGCGGGCTCTTGAACGGGAAGGCGTGAGCGTCCATTTGCAGACGCTGTGA
- a CDS encoding Do family serine endopeptidase, with protein sequence MHRHLAKIIIVTGLVLALPLMARANGLPVFTELAARGGKSVVFISTEKTTQAAPGGQQFRQQVPEGHPFREFFDRFDQFFGQQPGQPRKQMGQGSGFVISANGLIVTNNHVIEDADKVTVRFQDDAKEYVAKVVGRDKETDLAVIKIDTDRTLPVLAFGDSDALQVGEWVLAIGNPFGLDNTVTAGIISAKHRIIGAGPFDNFLQTDASINPGNSGGPLLNMRGEVVGINTAINAAADNIGFAIPSTQAEKIIAQLKEGKAVKRGWIGVTIQSLDENQAKALGLPEAKGALISSVGQGHPADKAGIRQGDVVLEVDGNPVNDSKELLARIAGLKPGDKARLTLWRGNKRITKTVTLGERGEKIMAAMQPPQPGAQAHVLGMALQPVGQREANALGLDQPQGLIVVEIKPDSPAANEGVRQGDVILQANQQDVNSPAELEGVISRDKARGAVMLLIKRQGQNLFVALPLDTE encoded by the coding sequence ATGCATCGGCACCTCGCCAAAATCATCATCGTGACGGGACTGGTCCTGGCGCTGCCGCTCATGGCGCGCGCCAACGGGCTGCCCGTCTTCACGGAGCTGGCCGCCAGGGGCGGCAAGTCCGTGGTCTTCATCTCAACCGAAAAAACCACCCAGGCCGCGCCGGGCGGGCAGCAGTTCCGCCAGCAGGTGCCCGAGGGGCATCCCTTCCGGGAGTTCTTCGACCGCTTCGACCAGTTCTTCGGCCAGCAGCCGGGCCAGCCGCGCAAGCAGATGGGCCAGGGCTCCGGGTTCGTCATCTCCGCCAACGGGCTGATCGTCACCAACAACCACGTCATCGAAGACGCGGACAAGGTCACGGTCCGGTTTCAGGACGATGCCAAGGAATATGTGGCCAAGGTCGTGGGCCGCGACAAGGAGACCGATCTGGCGGTCATCAAAATCGACACTGACCGGACACTGCCGGTGCTCGCCTTCGGCGACTCGGACGCGCTCCAGGTGGGCGAGTGGGTGCTGGCCATCGGCAACCCCTTTGGCCTCGACAACACGGTCACCGCGGGCATCATCTCGGCCAAGCACCGCATCATCGGGGCCGGGCCGTTCGACAACTTTCTCCAGACCGACGCCAGCATCAATCCCGGCAACTCGGGCGGGCCGCTGCTGAACATGCGCGGCGAGGTGGTGGGCATCAACACCGCCATCAACGCCGCTGCCGACAACATCGGCTTCGCCATCCCCAGCACCCAGGCCGAGAAGATCATCGCCCAGCTCAAGGAAGGCAAGGCTGTCAAGCGCGGCTGGATCGGCGTGACCATCCAGAGCCTGGACGAGAACCAGGCCAAGGCCCTGGGGCTGCCCGAGGCCAAGGGCGCGCTCATCTCCTCGGTGGGCCAGGGACACCCGGCGGACAAGGCCGGAATCAGGCAGGGCGACGTGGTGCTTGAGGTCGACGGCAATCCCGTCAACGACAGCAAGGAGCTCCTGGCCCGCATCGCGGGACTCAAGCCCGGCGACAAGGCCCGGCTGACCCTGTGGCGCGGCAACAAGCGGATCACCAAGACCGTCACCCTCGGCGAGCGCGGCGAAAAGATCATGGCCGCCATGCAGCCGCCGCAGCCCGGCGCCCAGGCCCATGTGCTCGGCATGGCGCTGCAGCCGGTGGGCCAGCGCGAGGCCAACGCCCTGGGGTTGGACCAGCCCCAGGGGCTCATCGTCGTGGAGATCAAGCCCGACTCCCCGGCAGCCAACGAGGGTGTGCGCCAGGGCGACGTCATCCTCCAGGCCAACCAGCAGGACGTGAACTCCCCGGCGGAACTCGAAGGCGTCATCAGCCGCGACAAGGCGCGCGGGGCGGTCATGCTGCTCATCAAGCGCCAGGGCCAGAACCTCTTCGTGGCTCTGCCGCTGGACACGGAATAA
- a CDS encoding alpha-keto acid decarboxylase family protein: MSKTTKASLSGKKSRTVIGHLLHRLKEIGITDIFGVPGDYAFPVNDAICNDPELRWIGTCNELNGAYAADGYARIKGLAALCTTYGVGELSAINGIAGAYAEHLPVFHIVGMPKCAIQLKRGIMHHTLGNGEFDLFHKMTQPVVCASTILTPENTVAEVDRVIDAALTRKQPVYIAVPADFALMELGCAAPHPAVPAASDPQTLETVLDLIAGKLGEAVSPVALVGTLIGRHDLRAEARALVERAGLPFSTLFMGKGTLPESHPNFIGVYNGAILDEAARSVVESSDLVLGLGTIRSDINTGAFTTNIDLSREIRIQPDHVMVGRAVYQNVHIRDVISGLVQRVAPRACPAHPTPAGLGAPQGAPGEAITAGSLYPRIERFFRPGDIIMAETGTSSMGLVTAKLPENTAFYNQTLWGSIGWATPAAFGAAMAAPDRRVVLVTGEGSHQLTVQEISQFGRFGLKPVILCLNNNGYLIERMLCEDPYIYYNDLAQWNYSKLPEAFGMADWFCARAVTNAELDAALEGAARAASGAYVEVVTGTMEASDMALALNRIVFKGGGWKA, translated from the coding sequence ATGTCCAAGACCACCAAGGCGTCACTGTCCGGCAAAAAATCAAGGACGGTCATCGGGCATCTGCTGCACCGGCTCAAGGAGATCGGCATCACCGACATATTCGGCGTGCCGGGCGACTACGCCTTTCCGGTCAACGACGCCATCTGCAACGATCCGGAGCTGCGCTGGATCGGCACCTGCAACGAGCTCAACGGGGCCTATGCAGCGGACGGCTACGCCCGGATCAAGGGGCTGGCCGCCCTGTGCACCACCTACGGCGTGGGCGAGCTGAGCGCCATCAACGGCATTGCCGGGGCCTATGCCGAGCATCTGCCGGTCTTTCACATCGTGGGCATGCCAAAGTGCGCCATCCAGCTAAAACGCGGCATCATGCACCACACGCTGGGCAACGGCGAATTCGACCTTTTTCACAAGATGACCCAGCCTGTGGTCTGCGCCAGCACCATACTCACCCCGGAAAACACCGTGGCCGAGGTGGACCGGGTCATCGATGCGGCCCTGACCCGGAAACAGCCGGTCTACATCGCGGTGCCTGCGGACTTCGCGCTCATGGAGCTGGGCTGCGCCGCTCCGCATCCGGCGGTGCCCGCTGCGAGCGATCCGCAGACGCTTGAGACCGTGCTCGATCTCATTGCCGGGAAGCTCGGCGAGGCCGTGTCGCCCGTGGCCCTGGTGGGCACACTCATAGGCCGCCACGACCTGCGCGCCGAGGCGCGCGCCCTGGTGGAGCGGGCCGGGCTGCCCTTCTCGACCCTGTTCATGGGCAAGGGCACCCTGCCGGAATCCCATCCGAATTTCATCGGCGTCTACAACGGGGCCATCCTGGACGAGGCCGCGCGCTCGGTGGTCGAGTCGAGCGATCTGGTGCTGGGGTTGGGCACGATCCGCTCGGACATCAACACCGGCGCGTTCACCACCAACATCGACCTGTCGCGGGAGATTCGCATCCAGCCCGATCACGTCATGGTGGGTCGGGCCGTGTACCAGAATGTGCACATCCGGGACGTGATCTCTGGGCTGGTCCAGCGGGTCGCGCCGCGCGCCTGTCCGGCCCATCCGACCCCGGCCGGGCTGGGCGCGCCGCAGGGCGCGCCGGGCGAGGCCATCACGGCGGGGTCGCTCTACCCACGCATCGAGCGGTTCTTCAGGCCGGGCGACATCATCATGGCCGAGACCGGCACCTCGTCCATGGGGCTGGTCACGGCAAAACTCCCGGAGAACACGGCCTTTTACAACCAGACTCTGTGGGGCTCCATCGGCTGGGCCACGCCAGCGGCCTTCGGGGCCGCCATGGCCGCGCCGGACCGGCGGGTGGTCCTGGTCACGGGTGAGGGCTCGCACCAGCTGACCGTGCAGGAGATCAGCCAGTTTGGCAGGTTCGGACTCAAGCCGGTGATCCTCTGCCTGAACAACAACGGCTACCTCATTGAGCGCATGCTCTGCGAGGACCCGTACATCTATTACAATGATCTGGCCCAGTGGAACTACAGCAAGCTCCCCGAGGCCTTTGGCATGGCCGACTGGTTCTGCGCCAGGGCGGTCACCAATGCGGAGCTGGACGCGGCCCTGGAGGGTGCGGCCCGTGCCGCCAGCGGGGCGTATGTGGAGGTGGTCACCGGCACCATGGAGGCCTCGGACATGGCCCTGGCCCTCAACCGTATCGTCTTCAAGGGCGGCGGCTGGAAGGCGTGA
- a CDS encoding PAS domain S-box protein: MTSESNRTRKELIAELAALRACLGAVLTPGQPPVSDPDGERYRQMVDGLPQIVYEMDLEGRFVYVNAFALKRFGFTAQDVATGLYLHQILHPDSIGRARAGMARTLRGTGANGEEYIAVCKDGTSFPIKVYSQGVFSDGHATGVRGVVIDITDTKRAEEALYQSENYYRTIFEHTGTAMIIFGADAVVHRCNSQFETLTGYTADEIVNRKTWDIFVAPEDLERVRGFNRQRRMQDPSVPSDYEMTILTKDGDRKLAHLFVQAIPRTDDMVCSLIDITARHRTERALRDSEKRYELVARGANDGIWDWDLQTDTIFYSARYREMLGYEEAEFPNTSDSWKNAIHPDDLEPILAANRTCTEGGTDQFEVEYRLRHKDGTYRWVLGRGASARDERGEVYRLAGTHTDITERKLSERTTQAMYAISKAISTTDNLQALYETIHAILGQVIDATNFFIALYDEPGDRVAFAYFADDKDELYDIRNVSDPNTRGLTVHILRTGRPLFISQADPIPPENARNIGIVGTPAAVWLGVPLKLKGRTMGAMAVQHYTNPRHYTDADVSFLEAVSEQVALAIERKSNEEELTRFSEDLEDMVELRTTELQVQASELESANQRLTELDTIKSALVSSISHELRTPLTSIRGFAKLTRKEFVRHFLPLAESPLAEAKGERIRQNLGIIETEGERLTRLINDFLDINRIESGKVVWNDQFLNPCEVVHQAANALAGALAARPAIKLKLSLPPTVPLIHADPDKVQQVLINLLNNACKFTAEGFIKISVTGNVDSLTITVSDTGMGIGPEDQPNIFEKFYKARAGDTLVAEARGTGLGLSICKEIVEHYGGSIWVDSTLGQGSAFSFTLPSVHGSETACK, from the coding sequence ATGACGAGCGAAAGCAACAGGACACGGAAGGAACTCATCGCCGAACTGGCGGCGCTTCGGGCCTGCCTCGGGGCTGTTTTGACACCTGGCCAGCCCCCGGTCAGCGATCCGGACGGAGAACGCTACCGGCAGATGGTGGACGGCCTGCCGCAGATAGTCTACGAAATGGACCTTGAGGGCAGGTTTGTCTACGTCAACGCCTTTGCCCTCAAACGCTTCGGATTCACCGCCCAGGACGTTGCCACGGGCCTTTATCTCCACCAGATTCTCCACCCGGACTCCATCGGGCGCGCCAGGGCGGGCATGGCCCGCACCCTGCGCGGCACCGGCGCGAACGGCGAGGAATATATCGCCGTGTGCAAGGACGGGACCAGCTTCCCCATCAAGGTATACTCCCAGGGGGTCTTTTCCGACGGCCATGCCACGGGCGTGCGCGGCGTGGTCATCGACATCACCGACACCAAGCGGGCCGAAGAGGCACTCTACCAAAGCGAGAACTACTACCGCACCATCTTCGAACACACGGGCACGGCCATGATCATCTTCGGGGCCGATGCCGTGGTCCACCGCTGCAACTCGCAGTTCGAGACCCTGACGGGCTACACCGCCGACGAGATCGTGAACCGGAAGACCTGGGACATCTTCGTGGCCCCGGAAGATCTGGAGCGCGTGCGGGGCTTCAATCGACAACGCCGCATGCAAGACCCGTCCGTGCCAAGCGACTATGAAATGACCATCCTCACCAAGGACGGCGACCGTAAGCTGGCCCACCTCTTTGTCCAGGCCATCCCGCGCACCGACGACATGGTCTGCTCGCTCATCGACATCACCGCCCGCCACCGCACGGAGCGCGCCCTGCGCGACAGCGAGAAACGCTACGAGCTGGTGGCCAGGGGCGCCAACGACGGCATCTGGGACTGGGATCTGCAAACCGACACGATCTTTTACTCGGCCCGCTACAGGGAGATGCTGGGCTATGAAGAGGCCGAGTTTCCCAACACCTCGGACTCCTGGAAGAATGCCATTCACCCCGACGACCTTGAACCCATCCTGGCCGCCAACAGGACCTGCACCGAGGGGGGCACCGACCAGTTCGAGGTGGAGTACCGGCTTCGGCACAAGGACGGCACCTATCGCTGGGTGCTCGGCAGGGGGGCGAGCGCGCGCGACGAAAGGGGCGAGGTCTACCGCCTGGCCGGGACCCACACCGACATCACGGAGCGCAAGCTGAGCGAGCGCACCACCCAGGCCATGTACGCCATCTCCAAGGCCATCAGCACCACCGACAACCTCCAGGCCCTCTACGAAACCATCCACGCCATCCTCGGCCAGGTCATCGACGCCACCAACTTCTTCATCGCCCTGTACGACGAGCCCGGCGACCGCGTGGCCTTCGCCTACTTTGCCGACGACAAGGACGAGCTCTACGACATCAGGAACGTCAGCGACCCGAACACCCGCGGCCTGACCGTCCACATCCTGCGCACGGGCAGGCCGCTCTTCATCTCCCAGGCCGATCCCATCCCGCCGGAGAACGCGCGCAACATCGGCATCGTGGGCACGCCCGCAGCAGTCTGGCTCGGCGTGCCGCTCAAGCTCAAGGGCCGGACCATGGGGGCCATGGCCGTGCAGCACTACACCAATCCGCGCCATTACACCGACGCGGATGTCAGCTTCCTGGAAGCGGTCTCCGAGCAGGTGGCCCTGGCCATCGAGCGCAAGTCCAACGAGGAGGAGCTGACCCGGTTCTCCGAGGACCTTGAGGACATGGTCGAGCTGCGCACCACCGAGTTGCAGGTCCAGGCCAGCGAGCTGGAAAGCGCCAACCAGCGGCTGACCGAGCTCGACACCATCAAGTCAGCCCTGGTCTCGTCCATCTCGCACGAGTTGCGCACGCCCCTGACCTCCATCCGGGGCTTTGCCAAGCTGACGCGCAAGGAGTTCGTGCGCCATTTTCTGCCCCTGGCCGAGTCGCCCTTGGCAGAGGCCAAGGGCGAGCGCATCCGCCAGAACCTGGGCATCATCGAGACCGAGGGCGAGCGGCTGACCCGGCTGATCAACGACTTTTTGGACATCAACCGCATCGAGTCCGGCAAGGTGGTGTGGAACGACCAGTTCCTCAACCCGTGCGAGGTGGTGCATCAGGCGGCCAACGCCCTGGCCGGGGCCCTGGCCGCCCGCCCGGCCATCAAGCTGAAGCTCAGCCTGCCGCCCACCGTGCCGCTCATCCACGCCGACCCGGACAAGGTCCAGCAGGTGCTCATCAACCTACTCAACAACGCCTGCAAGTTCACCGCCGAGGGTTTCATCAAGATCTCGGTCACGGGCAACGTGGACAGCCTGACCATCACCGTCTCGGACACGGGCATGGGCATCGGTCCCGAAGACCAACCCAACATCTTCGAGAAATTCTACAAGGCGCGCGCAGGCGACACCCTGGTCGCCGAGGCGCGCGGCACTGGCCTTGGCCTCTCCATCTGCAAGGAGATCGTCGAGCACTACGGCGGCTCCATCTGGGTCGATTCCACCCTTGGCCAGGGCAGCGCCTTTTCCTTCACCCTCCCCTCGGTCCACGGCTCGGAGACAGCCTGCAAGTAA